In 'Nostoc azollae' 0708, the following are encoded in one genomic region:
- the atpH gene encoding ATP synthase F1 subunit delta, whose amino-acid sequence MKSNAARAEVAQPYAQALLSIAQLHNLTEEFGTDARTLINLLSGSQELQNFLDNPFIESDNKKNLLKQILGEGTSPYLRNFLLFLVDRGRIAFLEAILDQYLALLRQVNQTVLAEVTSAVALTEAQLEAVKTKVVAITKVREVEISTKIDSDLIGGVIIKVGSQVIDASLRGQLRRLSLRLSSN is encoded by the coding sequence ATGAAAAGTAATGCAGCCAGAGCCGAAGTAGCCCAGCCTTACGCACAGGCTTTATTATCCATCGCCCAATTACACAATCTGACAGAAGAGTTTGGGACAGATGCTAGAACATTGATTAACTTGCTCTCAGGCTCTCAAGAACTCCAAAACTTTTTGGATAATCCTTTTATCGAGTCTGACAACAAGAAAAATCTGCTCAAACAAATCCTAGGGGAAGGAACCAGTCCTTATCTACGTAATTTCTTACTGTTTTTGGTCGATAGAGGACGCATAGCCTTCTTAGAAGCAATTCTAGATCAGTATTTAGCTTTGTTACGGCAAGTAAATCAAACCGTCTTAGCTGAAGTTACATCTGCTGTTGCGTTGACAGAAGCACAACTGGAAGCAGTGAAAACAAAGGTTGTTGCTATAACCAAAGTACGGGAAGTAGAAATCTCTACCAAGATAGACTCCGATTTAATTGGTGGTGTCATCATCAAAGTTGGTTCTCAAGTGATAGACGCTAGTTTGCGCGGTCAACTCCGTCGTCTTTCCTTACGCTTAAGCAGTAACTAG
- a CDS encoding barstar family protein produces the protein MVKKINSKETFLKQAAEAMEFPQYFGNNWDAFDECITDLRWCQAQRYVIFYDHADIFAQAEPSQYQIGIF, from the coding sequence ATGGTTAAGAAAATCAATAGCAAAGAAACATTTTTAAAACAAGCTGCTGAAGCAATGGAATTTCCTCAATACTTCGGCAATAACTGGGATGCTTTTGATGAATGTATTACCGATTTAAGATGGTGTCAGGCTCAAAGATATGTCATATTTTATGATCATGCTGATATCTTTGCTCAAGCTGAACCGAGCCAGTACCAAATAGGGATATTTTAA
- a CDS encoding DUF1565 domain-containing protein, with protein sequence MAFLPLVMPLLSISKNYFYQNGANGITVSADSCPEIWENLFQNNGFAINFAQNASPIIVGNQISNNRSGIVVQANTSPILRKNFIQSSKEDGLVIIDQAIPDLGNSSEPGGNRFRNNSRYDINAKAAKQVIFAGGNNICKNRIIHRQCRY encoded by the coding sequence ATGGCATTTCTACCACTGGTAATGCCACTCCTATCAATTAGCAAAAATTATTTTTATCAAAATGGTGCAAATGGCATTACCGTTTCTGCTGATTCCTGTCCCGAAATTTGGGAAAATCTCTTTCAAAACAATGGTTTTGCGATTAACTTCGCTCAAAATGCTTCTCCTATAATTGTTGGTAATCAAATCTCCAACAACAGATCAGGAATTGTCGTTCAAGCAAATACCAGCCCGATTTTACGGAAAAATTTCATTCAAAGCAGTAAAGAAGATGGTTTGGTCATAATTGACCAAGCTATACCAGATTTAGGCAATTCCAGTGAGCCAGGTGGCAACCGATTTAGGAATAATTCGCGCTATGATATTAACGCCAAAGCTGCCAAGCAGGTAATTTTCGCTGGTGGAAATAACATATGTAAAAATCGCATCATCCATCGGCAATGTAGATATTAA
- the atpA gene encoding F0F1 ATP synthase subunit alpha, with the protein MSISIRPDEISNIIQQQIEQYNQEVKVANVGTVLQVGDGIARIYGLEKAMAGELLEFEDGTIGIAQNLEEDNVGAVLMGEGRNIQEGSSVTATGRIAQVGVGEVLIGRVLDALGRAIDGKGDPKTTETRLIESPAPGIIARRSVHEPMQTGITAIDSMIPIGRGQRELIIGDRQTGKTAIAIDTIINQKGEDVVCVYVAIGQKASTVANVVQTLQEKGAMDYTVVVAANASDPATLQFLAPYTGATIAEYFMYKGKATLVIYDDLSKQAQAYRQMSLLLRRPPGREAYPGDVFYIHSRLLERAAKLSDELGKGSMTALPIIETQAGDVSAYIPTNVISITDGQIFLSSDLFNSGIRPAVNPGISVSRVGSAAQTKAMKKVAGKIKLELAQFDDLQAFAQFASDLDKATQDQLARGVRLRELLKQPQNDPLSVAEQVAVLYAGINGYLDDIAVNKVTSFAQGLRDYLKTGNTAYYQAVQDRKVLGDPEEAALKAAISEFKKTFQAAA; encoded by the coding sequence ATGAGTATTTCCATTAGACCTGACGAAATCAGCAACATTATCCAACAGCAAATCGAGCAATACAACCAAGAGGTTAAAGTTGCTAACGTTGGTACTGTGCTACAAGTAGGTGACGGTATTGCCCGGATATATGGTCTAGAAAAGGCTATGGCTGGGGAACTCCTAGAATTTGAAGATGGTACTATTGGTATCGCCCAAAACTTAGAAGAAGATAACGTGGGCGCGGTACTGATGGGTGAAGGTAGAAACATTCAAGAAGGTAGCTCCGTAACTGCTACTGGTAGAATTGCTCAAGTAGGGGTAGGCGAAGTCCTCATTGGTCGTGTCCTTGATGCTTTGGGTCGCGCCATTGATGGTAAAGGTGATCCTAAGACTACCGAAACTCGGTTAATTGAATCCCCAGCACCTGGTATTATTGCCCGTCGGTCTGTACACGAACCTATGCAAACAGGTATCACCGCAATTGACTCCATGATTCCCATCGGCCGTGGTCAACGGGAATTAATCATTGGAGACCGTCAAACTGGTAAAACTGCGATTGCAATTGACACCATCATCAACCAAAAAGGTGAAGATGTAGTTTGCGTTTACGTGGCGATCGGTCAAAAAGCTTCCACAGTTGCTAACGTAGTCCAAACCTTACAAGAAAAAGGCGCAATGGACTACACCGTAGTTGTAGCAGCTAACGCCAGTGACCCAGCAACCTTACAATTCCTCGCACCCTACACAGGCGCTACCATTGCTGAATACTTCATGTATAAAGGCAAAGCAACCTTAGTAATTTACGATGACCTTTCCAAGCAAGCACAGGCATATCGCCAAATGTCCTTGCTACTACGTCGTCCACCCGGACGGGAAGCGTATCCTGGAGACGTATTCTACATTCACTCCCGCTTGTTGGAACGTGCTGCTAAACTCAGCGACGAACTAGGTAAAGGTAGTATGACTGCCCTACCTATCATCGAAACCCAAGCTGGTGACGTATCTGCATACATTCCTACCAACGTAATTTCCATCACAGACGGTCAGATTTTCTTGTCTTCCGACTTGTTTAACTCTGGTATCCGTCCCGCTGTAAACCCTGGTATCTCCGTATCCCGTGTAGGTTCTGCGGCACAAACCAAGGCAATGAAAAAAGTTGCTGGTAAGATTAAGTTAGAATTGGCACAGTTTGATGACCTTCAAGCTTTCGCACAATTTGCTTCTGACTTAGATAAAGCCACCCAAGACCAGTTAGCACGTGGTGTCCGCTTACGGGAACTCTTGAAGCAGCCCCAAAACGACCCCCTCTCCGTAGCTGAACAAGTAGCAGTTCTTTACGCTGGTATTAACGGTTATTTGGATGACATTGCTGTAAATAAAGTAACCAGCTTTGCTCAAGGCCTACGCGATTACTTGAAGACAGGAAATACAGCTTATTACCAAGCAGTACAAGATAGGAAAGTCCTTGGTGATCCAGAAGAAGCAGCATTGAAAGCCGCTATCTCTGAGTTCAAAAAGACCTTCCAAGCAGCAGCGTAA
- a CDS encoding class I SAM-dependent methyltransferase has translation MSDSQVSAAVAKLYDTYPYPPEPILDEPPPGYNWRWNWLAAYNFCTGRKPQKQDVRILDAGCGSGVSTEYLVHLNPHAQIVGIDLSAGTLEVAKKRCQSSGADRVEFHHLSIYDVEQIPGKFDLINCVGVLHHLPDPVRGIQALAKKLATDGLMHIFVYGELGRWEIQLIQKAIALLQGNIKGDYHDGVQVGRKIFASLPESNRIVKREKERWALENQQDECFADMYVHPQETDYNIDTLFQLIDASGLEFISFSNPGFWQLETLLAKAPELIERAGELSERERYRLIELLNPEVSHYEFFLGRPPITKTNWSNDNSLLAAVPELNPCIDGFPSQCLFNYDYQIVNLSPAEFDFMQKCNGSATLANILAQVELDLNGVRNLLKQQLLLLTPSERV, from the coding sequence ATGTCCGACTCCCAAGTAAGTGCTGCTGTTGCAAAACTCTACGACACCTATCCATACCCCCCAGAACCTATCCTTGATGAACCACCACCAGGATATAATTGGCGTTGGAATTGGTTAGCCGCATACAACTTCTGCACAGGTAGAAAACCACAAAAACAAGATGTCCGCATCTTAGACGCTGGTTGTGGTTCAGGAGTCTCAACAGAATATTTAGTACATCTCAACCCCCACGCACAGATAGTCGGAATTGATTTAAGTGCTGGTACGCTAGAAGTAGCAAAGAAACGTTGTCAAAGTTCTGGTGCTGACCGTGTAGAATTTCATCACCTGAGTATATATGATGTTGAACAGATACCAGGTAAATTTGATTTAATTAACTGTGTTGGTGTATTGCATCACTTACCTGACCCCGTACGTGGTATCCAAGCATTAGCTAAAAAGTTAGCTACCGATGGATTAATGCACATTTTTGTGTATGGAGAATTGGGACGCTGGGAAATTCAACTCATTCAAAAAGCGATTGCACTCCTCCAAGGTAATATAAAAGGCGACTATCACGATGGTGTCCAAGTCGGTAGAAAAATATTCGCTTCCCTACCAGAAAGCAACCGCATTGTCAAAAGAGAAAAAGAACGTTGGGCATTAGAAAACCAGCAGGATGAATGTTTTGCTGATATGTACGTGCATCCCCAGGAAACTGATTACAATATTGATACATTATTTCAATTAATTGATGCTTCCGGGTTAGAGTTTATTAGTTTCTCCAATCCTGGATTTTGGCAATTAGAAACACTCTTAGCTAAAGCACCGGAATTAATAGAACGAGCTGGAGAATTGAGCGAAAGAGAACGTTATCGACTGATAGAATTACTAAATCCAGAAGTAAGCCATTACGAATTTTTTCTCGGTCGTCCCCCCATTACCAAAACCAACTGGTCAAACGATAACAGCTTATTAGCAGCAGTACCCGAACTTAACCCCTGCATAGATGGATTTCCCAGTCAATGTTTATTTAACTATGATTACCAAATAGTTAACCTATCACCAGCCGAATTTGACTTTATGCAAAAATGTAATGGTTCTGCCACATTGGCCAACATTTTAGCCCAAGTTGAGCTAGACTTAAACGGAGTAAGAAACCTCCTCAAACAACAACTACTCTTATTAACACCCAGCGAGAGGGTGTAG
- a CDS encoding ATP synthase subunit I, with amino-acid sequence MSLSDESIAPNQTTQQDVSSGFEDTEPDDISMQEFYQLYQKLLVITLVLTGILFISVWIFHSLNIALNYFIGACTGVVYLKMLAKDVERLGGEKQSLSKNRFALIIIPIILASQWHQLHILPIFLGFLTYKVTLLIYMVQTVFIPET; translated from the coding sequence GTGAGCTTGTCAGACGAATCAATTGCGCCCAATCAGACAACACAACAAGATGTTTCATCTGGTTTTGAAGATACAGAACCAGATGACATATCTATGCAAGAGTTCTATCAACTCTATCAGAAGTTGTTAGTAATCACACTTGTGTTGACGGGGATTCTTTTTATCTCTGTGTGGATTTTTCATTCCTTAAACATTGCCCTCAATTATTTTATTGGGGCTTGTACAGGTGTGGTTTACTTAAAAATGCTGGCTAAAGATGTTGAGAGGCTTGGTGGCGAAAAACAAAGTCTGAGCAAAAATCGTTTTGCCCTGATAATTATACCGATTATATTGGCGAGTCAATGGCATCAGCTACATATTTTGCCTATATTCTTGGGATTTCTCACCTACAAAGTTACCCTCCTCATCTATATGGTGCAAACTGTATTCATTCCTGAAACTTAA
- a CDS encoding F0F1 ATP synthase subunit B', which produces MFDFDATLPLMALQFLLLAALLNVIFYKPMTKVLDDRDNYVRTNNLDAREHLAKAERLTQEYEQKLASALRQSQLTMETAQAEAKKIKAQKIAQAQQEAQAQREQAAKEIEQQKQAAMATLEQQVDALSSQILEKLLGPALVK; this is translated from the coding sequence ATGTTTGATTTCGATGCTACCTTGCCATTAATGGCATTGCAGTTCCTGTTGCTGGCAGCTTTGTTGAATGTAATTTTCTACAAGCCTATGACCAAGGTATTGGATGATCGTGATAATTATGTCCGTACCAATAACCTTGATGCTCGTGAACACTTGGCGAAAGCTGAACGCTTAACCCAAGAGTATGAGCAAAAACTAGCATCAGCCCTTAGACAGTCGCAACTGACAATGGAAACTGCTCAGGCTGAAGCTAAGAAAATTAAGGCACAGAAAATAGCCCAAGCTCAACAAGAAGCACAAGCTCAACGAGAACAAGCTGCTAAAGAAATAGAGCAGCAAAAGCAAGCAGCTATGGCTACCTTAGAGCAGCAAGTTGATGCCCTCAGCAGCCAGATTCTAGAAAAACTATTAGGGCCAGCATTGGTGAAATAG
- the atpB gene encoding F0F1 ATP synthase subunit A encodes MPMLSVLNAFNAFPLAELEVGQHFLWQLGSLKIHGQVFLTSWFVIGILVIASLAATRNVQKIPGGIQNFMEYALEFIRDLAKNQLGEKEYRPWVPFIGTLFLFIFVSNWSGALIPWKLIKLPAGELAAPTNDINTTVALALLTSLAYFYAGFSKKGLGYFKKYIEPTPILLPIAILEDFTKPLSLSFRLFGNILADELVVAVLVLLVPLFVPLPVMALGLFTSAIQALVFATLAGAYIHEALEGHGEEGHEEH; translated from the coding sequence ATGCCCATGCTTAGTGTCTTAAACGCCTTTAATGCTTTTCCCCTCGCCGAATTGGAAGTAGGTCAACACTTCTTGTGGCAACTGGGCAGTCTCAAAATACATGGGCAAGTTTTTCTCACCTCATGGTTTGTGATTGGTATCCTAGTAATAGCCTCACTAGCAGCCACTAGAAACGTCCAGAAAATTCCCGGCGGTATCCAAAATTTCATGGAATATGCCCTAGAATTTATTCGGGATCTAGCGAAAAACCAACTCGGAGAGAAAGAGTATCGTCCCTGGGTACCATTTATTGGTACGCTATTCTTGTTTATCTTCGTATCAAATTGGTCAGGTGCGCTCATACCATGGAAGTTGATCAAACTGCCAGCAGGTGAACTAGCAGCCCCCACCAACGACATCAATACAACAGTGGCATTGGCATTGCTAACCTCTTTAGCGTATTTTTACGCGGGATTTAGCAAAAAAGGTTTAGGCTACTTTAAGAAATATATAGAGCCAACGCCCATACTATTGCCAATCGCAATTCTCGAAGACTTCACCAAGCCCCTCTCCCTAAGCTTCCGTCTATTTGGAAATATATTAGCGGATGAATTGGTAGTAGCGGTCCTGGTTCTGCTCGTGCCTCTCTTTGTACCTTTACCTGTTATGGCTTTGGGTTTATTTACTAGCGCCATTCAAGCCCTGGTATTTGCTACCCTAGCAGGGGCTTATATTCATGAGGCACTAGAGGGACACGGCGAAGAAGGACATGAGGAGCATTAA
- a CDS encoding Uma2 family endonuclease, whose amino-acid sequence MTSLTLIQPEEIVHLSGISWHTHESLLNELSTNRRLRLTYYQSNLEIMVLSPEHERYKKIVGLFVETLAEELELDIDPLGCTTFKYPELSSGEPDEFFNIKNVKSIQGKTRINLQEYPPPDLVVEIDITSNSKDSCAVYAEMGVPEIWRYNLAI is encoded by the coding sequence ATGACTAGCCTAACTCTGATTCAACCAGAAGAAATCGTCCATTTATCAGGTATCAGTTGGCATACCCATGAGAGTTTGCTAAATGAACTCAGTACCAATCGTCGTCTCCGCTTAACCTATTACCAGAGTAATCTGGAAATTATGGTTCTTTCACCAGAACACGAACGTTATAAAAAAATTGTTGGTCTATTTGTCGAAACTTTAGCCGAGGAACTAGAATTGGATATTGATCCTCTAGGTTGTACCACTTTTAAATATCCAGAACTATCTAGCGGAGAACCTGATGAATTTTTCAACATCAAAAATGTCAAGTCCATTCAAGGTAAAACTAGAATTAATTTACAAGAATATCCACCACCTGATTTAGTTGTGGAAATTGATATTACTAGCAATTCTAAGGATAGTTGCGCAGTTTATGCAGAAATGGGTGTGCCAGAAATTTGGCGATATAATTTAGCGATATGA
- a CDS encoding DUF1565 domain-containing protein, whose amino-acid sequence MAVVIPALWSNNISSAIAQIPTTSTKVVQSDRTISQVNIFFVNPSIDNDQESNGSKIAPLKTITKALQLAQPNTLIILAPGTYSPKTGEVFPIILKQNVAIQGGIRNQGRTVKIIGGGEYLSRRFVRQNVAIVGANLASLSGVTVTKTNSLAYG is encoded by the coding sequence TTGGCGGTAGTAATTCCAGCCTTATGGAGTAACAACATTAGCAGTGCAATCGCTCAAATTCCCACAACATCAACAAAAGTAGTCCAGAGTGACAGAACAATTTCTCAGGTTAACATCTTCTTTGTCAACCCAAGTATCGACAATGACCAAGAAAGTAACGGTAGTAAAATCGCTCCCTTAAAGACAATTACCAAAGCCTTGCAACTAGCACAACCAAATACTCTCATTATCCTTGCTCCAGGTACATACAGCCCCAAAACAGGCGAAGTATTCCCCATCATCCTCAAACAGAATGTAGCTATTCAAGGAGGTATTCGCAACCAAGGCAGAACCGTCAAAATTATCGGTGGTGGTGAATACCTCAGTCGCAGGTTTGTCCGTCAAAACGTCGCTATTGTCGGTGCTAACCTAGCCAGTTTAAGCGGAGTCACAGTCACCAAGACCAACAGCCTTGCTTATGGTTGA
- a CDS encoding ribonuclease domain-containing protein: protein MFKNLEGLLPPQPRGYYKEYTVPTPGVTERGSRRLITGQNGEIYYTVNHLAFKKSSSSCNK, encoded by the coding sequence GTGTTTAAAAACCTTGAAGGATTATTGCCACCACAACCTCGAGGATATTATAAAGAATACACAGTACCCACTCCCGGGGTAACAGAGAGAGGTAGTCGTCGCCTCATTACTGGACAAAATGGCGAAATTTACTATACAGTAAATCACTTAGCTTTCAAGAAGTCATCTAGTAGTTGTAATAAGTAA
- a CDS encoding F0F1 ATP synthase subunit gamma, with amino-acid sequence MANLKAIRDRIQSVKNTKKITEAMRLVAAARVRRAQEQVIATRPFADRLAQVLYGLQTRLRFEDVNLPLLRKRAVKSVALLVISGDRGLCGGYNGNVIRRAENRVKELQAEGIDTSLVVVGRKAAQYCQRRNYKIDATYSGLEQIPTAAEATNIADELLSLFLSEKVDRIELVYTKFVSLVSSRPVVQTLLPLNTQGLEAADDEVFRLTTRGGQFQVEREKVVSQVKALPRDMIFEQDPVQILDSLLPLYLSNQLLRALQESAASELAARMTAMSNASENAGELISTLTLSYNKARQAAITQELLEVVGGAEALT; translated from the coding sequence ATGGCTAATCTCAAAGCAATACGTGATCGCATTCAGTCGGTCAAAAACACCAAAAAAATCACAGAAGCCATGCGGTTGGTGGCAGCAGCGCGGGTACGTCGCGCCCAAGAACAGGTAATTGCCACCCGTCCCTTTGCTGACCGCTTAGCACAAGTATTGTATGGCTTGCAAACCCGGTTGCGGTTCGAAGATGTCAACTTACCACTACTAAGAAAACGGGCAGTTAAATCAGTTGCTTTATTAGTAATTTCCGGTGACCGTGGTCTGTGTGGTGGTTACAATGGTAACGTGATCCGTCGCGCAGAAAACCGCGTCAAAGAACTGCAAGCAGAAGGTATAGATACCAGTCTTGTAGTTGTTGGGCGCAAAGCTGCCCAATACTGCCAACGTCGCAACTATAAAATTGATGCGACCTACAGCGGGTTAGAACAAATCCCCACCGCAGCTGAAGCAACTAATATTGCTGATGAATTACTTTCTCTGTTCCTTTCAGAAAAAGTAGACAGAATCGAATTAGTTTATACCAAATTTGTTTCTTTAGTTAGTTCTCGTCCTGTAGTCCAAACCTTGTTACCTCTAAATACCCAAGGTTTAGAAGCAGCAGATGATGAAGTCTTCCGCTTAACTACCCGTGGTGGTCAGTTCCAAGTCGAACGCGAAAAAGTCGTTAGTCAAGTAAAGGCTTTACCCCGTGACATGATTTTCGAGCAAGACCCAGTACAAATTCTCGATTCTTTATTACCCTTATATCTGAGCAATCAGCTATTACGGGCATTACAAGAATCCGCAGCTAGTGAACTAGCTGCACGGATGACAGCAATGAGTAACGCCAGCGAGAACGCCGGGGAATTGATTAGTACCCTGACACTCTCTTACAACAAAGCCCGTCAAGCAGCAATTACCCAGGAACTCTTAGAGGTTGTAGGTGGTGCAGAAGCCTTGACTTAA
- a CDS encoding WD40 repeat domain-containing protein, with amino-acid sequence MVNSIAFSPNAQTLASGSYDGTIKIWRI; translated from the coding sequence TTGGTTAATTCCATAGCATTCAGCCCAAATGCTCAAACCCTTGCTAGTGGTAGTTATGACGGGACTATCAAGATTTGGCGGATATGA
- a CDS encoding F0F1 ATP synthase subunit B — protein sequence MGNMGNFLLLATEHSEMAEGGFGLNLDILETNLINLVLLIGILFYFGRKVLTNILNERRSNIESVIQDAECRLKQAQTALAQVQEQLNQAQAEAQRITQVAEEKAQAAREAILARATLDVERLKETAAADLNAETERAISQLRQQVVAMALKKAEAQLQTGIADDAQQILIERSIAQMGA from the coding sequence ATGGGTAACATGGGCAACTTTTTATTACTTGCCACAGAACATTCTGAAATGGCAGAAGGTGGTTTCGGTCTAAACCTAGACATCCTAGAAACCAATCTCATTAACTTAGTGCTTCTGATTGGCATACTATTCTACTTTGGACGTAAAGTTTTAACTAACATCTTGAATGAGCGACGCTCAAATATTGAAAGCGTTATTCAAGATGCAGAATGCCGCTTGAAGCAAGCACAAACTGCTTTGGCACAAGTACAGGAGCAGTTGAATCAGGCTCAGGCAGAAGCACAAAGAATCACCCAAGTAGCTGAAGAAAAGGCTCAAGCTGCTAGAGAGGCAATTCTAGCACGGGCGACTCTGGATGTAGAACGTTTGAAAGAAACTGCGGCGGCTGATTTAAATGCGGAAACAGAGCGAGCGATCTCTCAACTCCGTCAACAAGTGGTAGCTATGGCACTCAAAAAGGCAGAGGCACAACTGCAAACAGGCATTGCCGACGATGCTCAACAAATTTTAATTGAACGTAGCATCGCACAAATGGGAGCTTGA
- a CDS encoding Imm30 family immunity protein codes for MNQNNFTTILTENCLMQTEEQVRNFENALTAIAKNPDENNLSAYHLTLEGQCQEPEVMFGLIHFLEYFDMKTQISAFIHVIPQLIITAPEWTRIIHNRILNHESACQVYQNLLHSANLNSPHFLYHLLEESIMNKLQVKESVLT; via the coding sequence ATGAATCAAAATAATTTCACGACAATCTTAACAGAAAATTGCCTAATGCAAACAGAAGAACAAGTTAGAAATTTTGAAAATGCTTTAACTGCAATAGCTAAAAATCCTGATGAAAATAATTTATCTGCATATCATCTGACTTTAGAGGGTCAATGTCAAGAGCCAGAAGTGATGTTTGGGTTAATTCACTTCCTGGAATATTTTGATATGAAAACCCAAATTTCAGCATTTATTCATGTTATTCCCCAACTAATAATAACTGCACCTGAATGGACAAGAATCATTCATAACCGAATTTTAAATCATGAATCAGCTTGTCAAGTTTATCAAAACCTATTACATTCAGCTAATTTAAACTCTCCTCATTTCCTCTATCATCTTTTGGAAGAAAGTATTATGAATAAATTGCAAGTGAAAGAAAGTGTATTAACGTAA
- the atpE gene encoding ATP synthase F0 subunit C, producing the protein MDPLVQAASVLAAALAIGLAAIGPGIGQGNAAGQAVEGIARQPEAEGKIRGTLLLTLAFMESLTIYGLVIALVLLFANPFA; encoded by the coding sequence ATGGATCCATTAGTACAAGCTGCTTCAGTTCTAGCTGCTGCTCTCGCTATCGGTTTAGCTGCAATTGGACCTGGTATTGGTCAAGGTAATGCAGCAGGTCAAGCAGTAGAAGGTATTGCCCGTCAGCCAGAAGCAGAAGGGAAAATTCGCGGCACACTACTATTAACCTTAGCATTCATGGAATCCCTGACAATTTACGGTCTGGTGATCGCGCTAGTATTGTTGTTTGCTAACCCCTTCGCCTAA